From Pseudomonadales bacterium, the proteins below share one genomic window:
- a CDS encoding alpha/beta hydrolase yields MADALIYFVVIYGLMIQFAKYRTRWKPTLIAQFFLGWLTIELAAFHALTHIALLLMALGDLGDWQWSTSLAVLLAAFNIRQLQLMHQLASATQQEFAKTLAIGLGDKFSESIAQERLNTLNQPSQQHWYKPFSLNTDQYQHFSNITYGPEERNTLDLFKPKDGAYRPRPVMLQIHGGGWMLGYGERQALPLRNRLIEAGWIFVSINYRLSPKHRMPAHLVDCKRAVAWIKANIAEYGGNPDFILTTGGSAGGHLCSLLALTANQHLSTLQPGFEECDTTVQGCLPMYGVYDLTDSNQHRADLPVQDFLEQRIMPTKLDDDADFWRLMSPTLQVHADAPPFMVTHGQLDTLSFVEDAQYFAKALRKSSNQPCVYTELEQTQHAFDIFNSPRCLQTVDAMHTFSEWVYSRYLK; encoded by the coding sequence GCAGTTTTTCCTTGGCTGGCTTACGATTGAACTGGCAGCTTTTCACGCCCTAACTCATATAGCCTTGCTGCTAATGGCGCTCGGCGATCTGGGGGACTGGCAATGGAGCACTAGCCTTGCGGTGCTGTTGGCTGCATTCAATATTCGGCAGCTGCAGCTTATGCACCAGCTAGCATCAGCCACGCAGCAAGAATTTGCTAAAACTTTAGCCATTGGACTGGGTGATAAATTTAGCGAATCGATCGCCCAAGAGCGTCTTAATACGCTTAATCAGCCTAGCCAGCAGCATTGGTACAAACCTTTCAGCTTAAACACTGATCAGTACCAACATTTTAGCAACATCACCTACGGCCCAGAAGAGCGCAACACGCTGGACCTATTCAAACCCAAAGATGGCGCCTATCGGCCACGGCCTGTCATGTTACAGATTCACGGCGGCGGCTGGATGCTGGGCTACGGCGAGCGTCAGGCACTGCCACTGAGAAACCGATTGATTGAAGCAGGCTGGATATTTGTCTCCATTAACTACCGACTCAGCCCAAAACATCGCATGCCCGCGCACCTCGTCGACTGCAAACGCGCCGTAGCATGGATTAAAGCCAATATTGCAGAATATGGCGGCAACCCAGATTTCATCTTAACAACCGGCGGCTCTGCAGGTGGCCACTTATGCTCACTGCTAGCTCTGACTGCCAACCAGCACCTCAGCACCTTACAGCCCGGGTTTGAAGAATGCGACACCACAGTGCAAGGTTGCTTACCTATGTATGGCGTTTATGACCTGACTGACAGCAACCAACATCGCGCCGATTTGCCGGTGCAAGACTTCCTTGAACAGCGCATTATGCCAACTAAACTGGATGATGACGCCGACTTTTGGCGGCTGATGTCGCCTACTCTGCAAGTTCACGCAGACGCCCCACCCTTTATGGTCACGCATGGCCAGTTAGATACACTCTCCTTCGTTGAGGATGCGCAATATTTTGCCAAAGCATTGCGTAAAAGCTCTAATCAGCCCTGTGTTTACACCGAGCTAGAACAAACCCAACATGCATTTGACATATTCAACTCGCCGCGCTGCCTGCAAACGGTTGATGCAATGCATACTTTTTCGGAATGGGTCTATAGTCGGTATTTAAAATAG